A genomic segment from Gammaproteobacteria bacterium encodes:
- the murA gene encoding UDP-N-acetylglucosamine 1-carboxyvinyltransferase produces MDKLIITGGAVLDGTIRISGAKNAALPMLCATLMADGPMTIGNVPHLQDVTTTMELLGAMGVNLVIDEKLAIETDTSTMTTYSAPYELVKTMRASILVLGPLLARFGQAEVSLPGGCAIGARPVNLHIQGLQAMGAEITVENGYIKARAKRLKGATIVLDIVTVTGTENLMMAASLAEGTTLLENAAREPEVVDLANCLNKMGARITGAGTSTITIEGVERLNGVRYDVLPDRIETGTYLVAAAITGGRILVKDTCPATLDAVLAKLREAGAQIETGPDWISLDMQGRRPQAVDVHTAPYPAFPTDMQAQFTALNAVAEGVSTITETVFENRFMHMQELERMGAKVRLEGNTAIITGREGLTGAPVMATDLRASASLVLAGLVARGDTEVHRIYHIDRGYERIEEKLQQLGATIRRVPN; encoded by the coding sequence ATGGATAAATTAATCATCACCGGCGGCGCCGTACTGGATGGCACCATTCGCATCTCCGGGGCCAAAAATGCCGCCCTGCCAATGCTCTGCGCCACCCTGATGGCCGATGGCCCGATGACCATCGGTAATGTGCCACACCTGCAGGACGTCACCACCACCATGGAACTGCTGGGCGCCATGGGCGTCAACCTGGTGATCGATGAAAAGCTGGCCATCGAGACAGACACCTCCACCATGACCACCTATTCGGCCCCCTATGAGCTGGTGAAGACCATGCGCGCCTCTATCCTGGTGCTGGGGCCCCTGCTGGCGCGCTTCGGTCAGGCCGAGGTCTCCCTGCCGGGCGGCTGCGCGATCGGCGCCCGGCCGGTGAATCTGCACATCCAGGGCCTGCAGGCCATGGGCGCGGAGATTACGGTGGAAAACGGCTACATCAAGGCGCGCGCCAAGCGCCTCAAGGGCGCCACCATCGTGCTGGATATCGTCACGGTGACCGGCACGGAAAACCTGATGATGGCCGCCAGCCTGGCGGAAGGTACGACGCTGCTGGAAAATGCCGCGCGCGAGCCCGAGGTGGTGGATCTGGCCAATTGCCTGAACAAGATGGGCGCAAGGATCACTGGTGCGGGGACCTCCACCATTACCATCGAGGGCGTGGAAAGGCTCAATGGGGTGCGTTACGACGTGCTGCCCGACCGCATCGAGACCGGCACCTATCTGGTGGCGGCCGCCATCACCGGAGGACGCATTCTGGTGAAAGACACCTGCCCGGCGACGCTGGACGCGGTGCTGGCCAAGCTGCGCGAGGCCGGCGCCCAGATCGAGACGGGCCCCGACTGGATCTCGCTGGATATGCAGGGCCGGCGGCCACAGGCGGTGGATGTGCATACCGCCCCCTATCCGGCCTTCCCCACCGATATGCAGGCCCAGTTCACTGCGCTCAATGCGGTGGCGGAGGGGGTCTCCACCATCACCGAGACGGTGTTTGAGAATCGCTTTATGCACATGCAGGAGCTGGAGCGGATGGGCGCCAAGGTTCGTCTGGAGGGCAATACCGCGATCATCACTGGCCGCGAAGGCCTGACCGGTGCGCCGGTGATGGCCACGGATCTGCGCGCCTCGGCGAGTCTGGTGCTGGCCGGGCTGGTGGCCAGGGGGGATACCGAGGTGCATCGCATCTACCACATCGATCGCGGCTACGAGCGCATCGAGGAAAAACTCCAGCAGCTGGGCGCCACCATACGGCGCGTACCCAATTAG
- a CDS encoding BolA family protein, which yields MEISEIQRLIETGLPGATATVTGDGSHFQAVVVADAFEGKSLVAKQKMVYATVNEPIVSGELHAFTIKAYTPAEWAKASKLQVGAS from the coding sequence ATGGAAATCAGCGAAATACAGCGTTTGATCGAGACCGGTCTGCCGGGCGCGACCGCCACCGTGACCGGCGACGGCAGCCACTTTCAGGCCGTGGTGGTGGCCGATGCCTTTGAGGGCAAGTCGCTGGTGGCGAAACAGAAAATGGTCTATGCCACGGTCAATGAACCGATTGTCAGCGGCGAGCTGCATGCCTTTACCATCAAGGCCTACACGCCCGCCGAGTGGGCAAAGGCCAGCAAGCTACAGGTGGGTGCGAGCTGA
- a CDS encoding ABC transporter permease: MRASRLRGVYTLFAKEVWRFMKVFVQTILTPVVTALLYLLVFGQALEGNVQVYDGVGYSSFLIPGLMMMSIIQNAFANTSSSLIQSKMMGNLVFVLLSPISSLEFFIAHAAAAVVRGVLVALAVYLVAILFIDLPLAAGWAIVVFAVLGSATLGVLGLIAGVWAEKFDQLAGFQNFFILPLSFLSGVFYSIHSLPGMWQTVSQFNPFFYLIDGFRYGFFGQSDADPMLSLLVTLVFLVALSAVALLMLQKGYKIRG, from the coding sequence ATGAGGGCCTCCCGACTGCGCGGTGTCTACACGCTGTTCGCCAAGGAGGTGTGGCGTTTTATGAAGGTGTTTGTGCAGACCATCCTGACGCCGGTGGTCACCGCGCTGCTCTACCTGCTGGTGTTTGGTCAGGCCCTGGAGGGCAATGTGCAGGTCTATGACGGGGTGGGCTATTCGTCCTTCCTGATCCCCGGGCTGATGATGATGTCCATCATCCAGAACGCCTTCGCCAATACCTCGTCGAGCCTGATCCAGTCGAAGATGATGGGCAATCTGGTATTTGTGCTGCTGTCGCCCATCTCCAGCCTGGAGTTTTTTATCGCCCACGCCGCCGCCGCGGTGGTGCGCGGGGTGCTGGTGGCGCTGGCGGTGTACCTGGTGGCGATCCTGTTTATCGATCTGCCGTTGGCGGCGGGGTGGGCGATCGTGGTGTTCGCCGTGCTGGGCAGCGCCACCCTGGGGGTGCTGGGGCTGATCGCCGGGGTATGGGCGGAAAAGTTTGATCAGCTGGCCGGATTCCAGAATTTTTTCATCCTGCCCCTGTCGTTTCTGAGCGGGGTGTTCTATTCCATCCATTCCCTGCCCGGGATGTGGCAGACCGTGTCGCAGTTCAATCCCTTTTTCTATCTGATCGACGGGTTTCGCTACGGCTTTTTTGGCCAATCGGATGCCGATCCCATGCTCAGCCTGCTGGTGACCCTGGTATTTCTGGTGGCGCTGAGCGCGGTGGCCCTGCTGATGCTGCAAAAGGGTTACAAAATCCGCGGCTAA